In a genomic window of Amphiura filiformis unplaced genomic scaffold, Afil_fr2py scaffold_32, whole genome shotgun sequence:
- the LOC140143900 gene encoding bone morphogenetic protein 1-like: MVNFVLFGLAMIVTSVNGQCQAVLEVALDEIPTVNISSPNYPRHYDHNLDCYWHFTYPRGQGVTVKFIDFGTELNYDKLFLAPTQGNETIEYHGAREDLQPSIPRTIYLRWRELWVRFQSDGGGSKPGFFIQITAGRGPACAEGIPSCIHQETYMICVDDHRKCDSFVDCDDGSDETDCGLCFDEEANVTVNEVHVITSPGYPIRYPVDLDCSYHVRAPTGFYLVFTIIDFFTEMVYDYLQIQSSPEATHMDALTLFGVSSPDEIYTNSEEIWMTFVSDAWTSYDGFKIELSVTDVTVTKCKGIHWECLNTFLTCFNRRYLCDIDEQCLNGIDQENCAGLPGRGNQVVQLPAGNATILTSPSYPLFYPADIDIQWQLLSPPGTVIRLAFIDFSLVINEDFLYIVSNGSRNSAVTLGSFTGIDGEGKVVLSDGNELWLRFAAGNSMSVTAGMGFVMSLTVEEGCSASEFACRDGGLITCKDAQVQCNFMQECPDASDEGPQCGFCWNPIFNLNSRSSTLTSLFYPYQYPPHLRCFAQISTPSTYGIKLIVTNYMITKQDQLLLSNNYIDETSFDGLNEDGTYISGRVMSVLSFRSDVWLGYVIGANNVTTGFSMEISRYRLGDESAMSCTNEEFECTSAMPSAIVCFNSSVRCDSFADCPDQTDEQGCGFPTAKISTTQQVPPTSTETASTTSEKLPTTVQIWTSELFITSSTDQMSTSELLTSSSDQPTTAAAMPTKSPTAPSAQPTKPIGHATTSSVHIVVDIDADRIP, from the exons ATggtgaattttgttttgtttggtcTTGCGATGATCGTAACCAGCGTAAACGGCCAGTGTCAAG CTGTACTGGAAGTAGCACTGGATGAGATTCCGACTGTAAACATATCCAGTCCGAATTATCCTCGTCATTATGATCATAACCTGGATTGCTATTGGCATTTCACCTACCCACGAGGTCAAGGGGTCACGGTGAAGTTCATCGACTTTGGTACTGAACTAAACTACGACAAA TTGTTTCTAGCGCCAACTCAAGGTAATGAGACAATTGAATACCACGGTGCTCGTGAAGATCTGCAACCAAGCATTCCCCGAACCATTTATCTTCGATGGAGGGAGTTGTGGGTTCGGTTTCAGAGCGATGGAGGTGGTAGCAAACCGGGATTTTTCATTCAGATAACTGCTGGGC GAGGTCCAGCGTGTGCTGAAGGCATACCAAGCTGCATCCATCAAGAAACCTATATGATATGCGTGGATGACCATCGCAAATGTGATTCGTTTGTAGACTGTGATGATGGGTCTGATGAAACTGATTGTG GTTTGTGTTTTGATGAAGAAGCTAATGTAACCGTCAATGAAGTCCACGTCATTACCTCTCCTGGTTATCCTATTAGGTACCCAGTCGATTTAGACTGCAGTTATCATGTCAGAGCACCAACAGGATTCTACCTTGTGTTTACCATCATCGATTTCTTTACCGAAATGGTTTATGATTATTTGCAAATCCAG TCATCACCAGAAGCAACACACATGGATGCACTTACTTTATTTGGCGTAAGTTCCCCTGATGAAATTTACACCAATAGTGAAGAAATTTGGATGACCTTTGTTAGCGACGCTTGGACATCATACGATGGCTTCAAAATTGAGCTCTCTGTTACAGATGTTACTG tcACTAAGTGCAAGGGTATCCACTGGGAATGCTTAAATACGTTTCTAACATGCTTCAATAGGAGATATCTGTGTGATATAGATGAACAATGCCTTAATGGAATCGACCAAGAAAACTGTGCTG GATTACCAGGAAGAGGAAATCAAGTAGTACAACTGCCAGCAGGAAACGCAACTATTTTAACCTCCCCATCCTACCCACTCTTTTATCCTGCTGACATCGACATCCAATGGCAACTCTTGAGTCCTCCTGGCACCGTCATCCGACTTGCTTTTATCGATTTCTCGCTTGTCATCAACGAGGACTTTTTGTATATCGTCAGCAATGGGTCCAGGAATTCTGCGGTAACTCTTGGGAGCTTTACAGGTATAGATGGTGAGGGGAAGGTGGTGTTATCTGACGGTAATGAACTGTGGCTTCGGTTTGCTGCTGGAAATTCGATGTCCGTAACAGCTGGAATGGGTTTTGTGATGTCACTTACCGTAGAAG AAGGATGTTCGGCTTCCGAATTCGCCTGCAGAGATGGCGGATTGATCACTTGTAAAGATGCACAGGTTCAATGTAATTTCATGCAAGAATGCCCTGACGCTTCTGATGAAGGCCCACAGTGTG GGTTTTGTTGGAATCCGATATTTAACCTAAACTCAAGGAGCTCCACACTTACCTCATTGTTCTATCCATACCAATACCCACCACACCTAAGATGCTTCGCTCAAATATCTACGCCGTCAACATACGGAATCAAACTTATCGTAACAAATTACATGATCACCAAGCAGGATCAACTATTGCTATCTAACAATTATATCGACGAGACATCTTTCGATGGGTTGAACGAGGATGGGACGTATATCTCGGGCCGTGTGATGTCCGTTTTGAGTTTCCGTAGTGATGTGTGGTTGGGATACGTAATTGGTGCTAATAATGTGACCACAGGTTTCTCGATGGAAATTTCAAGATATCGATTGGGAG ATGAGTCAGCAATGTCTTGTACCAACGAAGAGTTCGAATGCACCAGTGCGATGCCATCAGCCATAGTCTGCTTCAATTCTAGTGTACGCTGTGATTCCTTTGCTGACTGCCCGGACCAAACCGACGAACAAGGATGCG GCTTCCCAACAGCAAAGATAAGCACAACTCAACAGGTACCGCCAACTTCAACTGAAACTGCTTCCACAACTTCCGAGAAACTCCCAACGACAGTCCAGATTTggacatcagaattgttcataaCATCGTCAACAGACCAGATGTCGACATCAGAATTATTGACCTCTTCATCAGATCAACCGACAACAGCAGCAGCGATGCCGACAAAGTCACCGACAGCACCATCAGCGCAGCCGACAAAGCCAATAGGTCATGCGACAACATCGTCTGTGCATATTGTAGTAGATATAGATGCAGATAGGATTCCGTGA